In a genomic window of Mucilaginibacter sp. KACC 22063:
- a CDS encoding helix-turn-helix domain-containing protein, producing MPIQAVICGIICVTFFLQAFIAFFNPLKVNVIGNRWLSIFYVAVAGMALNEMLFLAGWHERHYRLIGASEMTRFAMAPALYLAVLQFTTPGNSFKVKQLWRFLPFALFVLYMAPTILLPGTHSWLLTHSMGVLVATFFGLTARFQLLAYWALSLLILYRHQKNIRHINSNIEPVSLDWLKYMMYAIGAMVILFVINVALHIYVHPLLSPMVYLSGSLLIIYYSLAQKEIYPFVSADIEGIQLVIEEVNENSRTVKTRFTSEEALQLKLRLQQLMQIEKFYLDNELNLPQLAQAMDLSIHDLSYLLNEVIGVNFFQFVNGYRVEEAKQLMLSGKHNHLNILGIAYHAGFNSKTTFNTAFKKATGLSPSQYIKQSATLSDRLTIKQIGTGL from the coding sequence ATGCCTATCCAAGCTGTCATTTGCGGTATTATCTGCGTAACCTTCTTCCTGCAGGCTTTTATTGCTTTTTTTAATCCGCTGAAAGTAAATGTGATTGGGAATAGATGGCTTAGTATATTTTATGTGGCTGTTGCCGGCATGGCGTTGAATGAAATGTTGTTCTTAGCAGGCTGGCATGAGCGCCATTACCGCTTAATAGGCGCCAGTGAGATGACAAGGTTTGCAATGGCACCTGCATTATATCTTGCGGTTTTACAATTCACCACGCCAGGAAATAGTTTTAAGGTAAAGCAGCTATGGCGTTTTTTGCCATTTGCCTTGTTTGTACTTTATATGGCCCCCACTATATTATTGCCAGGCACGCACAGTTGGTTGTTAACGCACAGCATGGGCGTACTTGTTGCTACATTCTTCGGGTTAACCGCTCGGTTTCAGTTGTTGGCCTATTGGGCTCTGTCATTGTTAATACTTTATCGTCATCAAAAAAATATTCGCCATATTAATTCAAATATTGAACCTGTAAGCCTCGACTGGTTAAAATACATGATGTATGCAATTGGCGCCATGGTGATACTATTCGTTATCAATGTGGCATTACATATTTATGTACATCCACTATTATCACCGATGGTTTATTTGTCGGGTAGTTTGCTGATTATCTACTATTCGCTTGCCCAAAAAGAGATTTATCCTTTCGTAAGCGCCGATATTGAGGGGATACAATTGGTTATTGAAGAAGTGAATGAAAATAGCCGGACCGTTAAGACCCGGTTTACTTCAGAGGAAGCGTTGCAATTAAAGTTACGCCTGCAGCAACTAATGCAGATCGAAAAGTTCTATCTCGATAACGAACTAAACCTTCCGCAGTTAGCACAAGCAATGGACCTTTCTATACATGACCTGTCTTACCTGCTTAATGAGGTGATCGGCGTTAATTTTTTTCAGTTCGTAAACGGCTACCGGGTAGAGGAGGCTAAACAATTGATGCTGTCTGGCAAACACAATCATCTTAATATTTTAGGCATTGCATATCATGCAGGTTTTAACTCTAAAACCACTTTTAATACTGCTTTTAAAAAAGCAACCGGCTTGTCGCCAAGCCAGTATATTAAACAGTCGGCTACGCTTTCAGATCGGCTTACTATAAAACAAATCGGTACGGGTTTATAA
- a CDS encoding DNA-directed RNA polymerase subunit alpha, whose amino-acid sequence MAILAFQKPDKVIMQKSTDFDGTFEFRPLEPGFGVTIGNALRRILLSSLEGYAITSVRISGVTHEFSTIKGVVEDVTEIILNLKQVRFKKTGNSGDSEKIFVIINGQDTFKAGDITKFSNNFTVLNPELVLCNMDSSVTLEVELTVNKGRGYVASEENKNPDAMVGVIAIDSIYTPIKNVKYTIENYRVEQKTDYEKLVLDIVTDGSIHPENALKEAAKILIQHFMLFSDENMMLEAQAKEETKEVDEEILHMRKILKTELVDLDLSVRALNCLKAADIRSLADLVSYDVADMLKFRNFGKKSLTEIQDLVKSKGLSFGMNLAKYKLDEE is encoded by the coding sequence ATGGCAATTTTAGCATTTCAAAAACCAGACAAGGTAATCATGCAGAAGTCAACTGACTTTGATGGTACTTTTGAATTCCGTCCGTTAGAGCCAGGTTTCGGTGTTACCATTGGTAATGCTTTACGTCGTATCTTACTTTCATCACTGGAGGGTTATGCTATCACTTCTGTACGTATTTCAGGAGTAACGCATGAGTTTTCAACCATCAAAGGCGTTGTTGAAGACGTTACCGAAATTATCCTGAACCTGAAACAAGTTCGTTTCAAAAAAACCGGAAATTCTGGTGATTCTGAGAAAATATTTGTCATCATCAATGGTCAGGATACTTTTAAAGCTGGTGACATCACCAAGTTTTCAAACAACTTTACCGTATTAAACCCTGAGCTTGTTCTTTGTAACATGGACTCATCAGTAACGCTTGAAGTTGAGCTTACTGTTAACAAAGGCCGTGGTTACGTTGCAAGTGAAGAAAATAAAAACCCGGATGCAATGGTTGGCGTTATCGCCATCGACTCTATTTACACTCCGATAAAGAATGTAAAGTATACCATTGAAAACTATCGTGTAGAACAAAAAACGGACTATGAAAAATTAGTTCTGGATATTGTTACTGATGGTTCTATCCACCCTGAAAATGCATTGAAAGAAGCGGCTAAGATCCTTATCCAGCACTTCATGTTGTTCTCAGACGAAAACATGATGCTTGAGGCTCAGGCTAAAGAAGAAACCAAAGAAGTTGATGAGGAAATCCTGCACATGCGCAAGATCCTTAAAACCGAACTGGTTGATCTTGACCTTTCAGTGCGTGCGCTTAACTGCTTAAAAGCAGCTGATATCCGCAGCTTGGCTGATCTGGTTTCTTACGATGTTGCTGATATGTTAAAATTCAGAAACTTCGGTAAAAAATCATTAACAGAGATTCAGGATCTGGTTAAATCAAAAGGCTTGTCTTTTGGTATGAACCTGGCTAAATACAAACTGGACGAGGAATAA
- the rplQ gene encoding 50S ribosomal protein L17: MRHGKKHNHLGRTDSHRKAMLANMASSLIEHKRITTTLAKAKALRVYVEPIITKAKNDTTHSRRTVFSYLQSKDAVTVLFREIAEKVANRPGGYTRIIKLENRLGDNAEMALIELVDYNTVYGKDTAAAPAKKATRRRGGAGKGKTAEAATAEVTPADEAVVAENPAEETPATETPAADEVSNKEDQAEKGE, translated from the coding sequence ATGAGACACGGTAAAAAACACAACCACTTAGGTCGTACCGACAGCCACCGCAAGGCAATGCTTGCTAACATGGCTTCTTCTTTGATCGAACACAAACGTATTACTACAACGTTAGCAAAAGCAAAAGCTTTACGCGTTTATGTTGAGCCGATCATCACAAAAGCTAAAAACGATACTACACACTCACGCCGTACCGTATTCAGCTACCTGCAAAGCAAAGATGCTGTAACTGTATTGTTCCGCGAGATTGCTGAAAAAGTTGCTAACCGCCCAGGTGGTTACACCCGTATCATCAAATTAGAAAACCGTTTAGGTGACAACGCCGAAATGGCACTTATCGAATTAGTAGATTACAATACCGTTTACGGTAAAGATACTGCTGCTGCTCCTGCTAAGAAAGCTACCCGTCGTCGTGGTGGTGCTGGCAAAGGCAAAACTGCTGAAGCTGCAACTGCTGAGGTAACGCCTGCTGATGAAGCAGTTGTTGCTGAAAACCCTGCTGAAGAAACTCCTGCAACTGAAACACCAGCTGCTGACGAGGTTTCTAACAAAGAAGATCAGGCAGAAAAAGGCGAGTAA